Proteins encoded by one window of Vampirovibrionales bacterium:
- a CDS encoding sensor histidine kinase: MAVIAIGAALAYVDHQLGLHTMLVEVVHALVVTGLFIACLRLQRRTPEISQFGWRMAVIGLGLLAMGSWVDLLDDPPTLALFQLHGVPFGRSWEQAFLKKILGYTVGISLLAIGLIQWAPWMIRTRRNVHDLNRELSHLLMSLDERVEAERLALSRELHDDLAQRLTFLGYQAQFCQKTMGDTPELKQIGQDISDALKTVRRLSRDLRPESLDSLGFLPALEQFIEKQRRLSPEMTFTLDWRPCEPGALDNRLDDHARLHLFRMIQEAVRNAVKHSGGAHIAIALRQADDGFYLTIADDGAGFPWREPPCDDALLGDGHLGLVGLQERARELGASVRLLSAETALASERGARVELRLPKGPSTAATGKSHG; the protein is encoded by the coding sequence ATGGCGGTCATAGCCATTGGCGCGGCGCTGGCGTATGTGGATCATCAGCTTGGGCTGCACACGATGCTGGTGGAAGTGGTGCATGCGCTGGTCGTGACGGGGCTTTTTATTGCGTGCCTGCGACTTCAACGCCGCACGCCGGAAATTTCGCAATTCGGCTGGCGGATGGCCGTGATTGGCTTAGGTCTGCTTGCCATGGGCAGTTGGGTCGATTTGCTGGACGACCCGCCGACGCTGGCGCTGTTCCAACTTCACGGCGTCCCGTTTGGGCGCAGTTGGGAGCAGGCCTTCCTCAAGAAGATCCTGGGGTATACCGTGGGCATCTCGCTGCTGGCGATTGGCTTGATTCAATGGGCCCCGTGGATGATCCGCACCCGTCGAAACGTTCACGACCTGAATCGCGAGCTCAGCCATTTGCTGATGTCGCTCGATGAGCGCGTAGAGGCCGAGCGACTGGCGCTGTCGCGCGAATTGCACGACGATCTGGCGCAGCGGCTGACGTTTTTGGGTTATCAGGCCCAATTTTGCCAGAAAACTATGGGCGATACGCCGGAACTCAAGCAAATCGGCCAGGATATTTCTGACGCGCTCAAGACCGTGCGGCGTCTGAGTCGCGATCTGCGGCCCGAGTCGCTCGACAGTCTGGGATTTTTACCGGCGCTGGAGCAGTTCATCGAAAAGCAGCGGCGTCTGAGCCCCGAGATGACCTTCACGCTGGATTGGCGTCCTTGCGAGCCGGGCGCGCTGGATAATCGCCTCGATGACCATGCGCGCCTGCACCTGTTTCGAATGATTCAGGAAGCGGTCCGCAATGCGGTCAAGCATAGCGGCGGCGCGCACATCGCGATTGCCTTGCGCCAAGCGGACGACGGCTTTTATTTGACGATCGCAGACGACGGCGCGGGTTTTCCGTGGCGCGAGCCGCCCTGCGATGACGCCTTGCTCGGCGATGGGCATCTGGGGCTGGTGGGCCTGCAGGAGCGTGCGCGCGAACTCGGGGCGAGCGTCCGTCTGTTGTCTGCCGAAACGGCGCTTGCCAGCGAACGCGGCGCGCGCGTCGAACTGCGATTGCCCAAAGGACCCTCTACCGCCGCAACAGGAAAATCCCATGGCTGA
- a CDS encoding response regulator transcription factor translates to MAETAIPLRVLLADDHPILRQGLKQLLSLTPGVVVAGEAGNGQEAVAQAMALKPDVILMDAAMPLLSGYDASRAILTAWPQAKILALTNEDDPQTAQRFLDIGVLGFLLKDAALDDLAAAIRQAAAGQTVPLAPEMAARVAALRAAAKERDAFTLTAREREVLGALARGHSNQQLADVLCVSPKTVHNHLYSIYSKIGVASRSEAIVWALRNGF, encoded by the coding sequence ATGGCTGAAACCGCAATCCCCTTACGCGTCTTACTTGCCGATGATCATCCGATTTTGCGCCAGGGGCTGAAACAACTGCTCTCGCTGACCCCCGGCGTCGTGGTGGCGGGCGAGGCGGGTAATGGACAAGAGGCCGTGGCGCAGGCCATGGCGCTCAAGCCGGATGTTATCCTGATGGACGCGGCCATGCCGCTGCTCAGCGGTTATGACGCCTCGCGCGCGATTTTGACGGCGTGGCCGCAGGCGAAAATTCTGGCCCTCACCAACGAGGACGACCCGCAAACCGCCCAGCGTTTTCTGGATATTGGCGTCCTGGGATTTTTGCTCAAAGACGCCGCGCTCGATGATCTGGCCGCCGCCATTCGCCAGGCCGCCGCTGGGCAAACGGTACCGCTGGCCCCAGAGATGGCCGCGCGAGTGGCCGCCCTGCGCGCCGCTGCGAAAGAGCGCGACGCCTTTACCCTCACCGCCCGCGAGCGCGAAGTGCTGGGGGCGCTGGCGCGCGGGCACTCCAATCAGCAGTTGGCCGATGTATTGTGCGTCAGCCCGAAGACCGTCCACAATCACTTGTATAGCATTTACAGTAAAATCGGCGTCGCCAGTCGCTCAGAAGCCATCGTCTGGGCCCTGCGCAACGGGTTTTAA
- a CDS encoding hemerythrin domain-containing protein gives MTPPCLPQTISILDQLRRDHRRCETLIVELRELAPAAQAGDAAALEAFVDGFNALRDTLRLHYLREEQGLFPLLNQYRTMVLLQVEHDDIVALELELAESIETAAAQKSLPASVIEQLARFDERLSCHVREEENGVFTLAESVLEPEEKALAARKCEELLAEDAQGEPLMLERPQPVMQLHRDSLLEAQERPIVYSTAFQEEQASVQRLWLQAGAALTRHWSAQYQYILLVSGAVTMTTDVETLPLTPGQSATISPRFAFSMKAEQDSLLIVTKVWPRPHFRRARR, from the coding sequence ATGACGCCCCCTTGCTTGCCGCAAACCATTTCGATTCTGGATCAACTGCGCCGCGATCACCGTCGCTGCGAGACGCTGATTGTCGAGCTGCGCGAGCTGGCGCCTGCTGCCCAGGCCGGAGATGCCGCGGCGCTGGAGGCCTTCGTCGATGGCTTTAACGCCCTGCGCGACACCCTGCGACTGCACTACCTGCGCGAAGAGCAGGGCCTGTTTCCCTTATTAAACCAGTATCGGACAATGGTCCTGCTTCAGGTGGAGCACGACGATATTGTCGCTCTGGAACTCGAGCTGGCGGAGTCTATTGAGACCGCCGCCGCTCAAAAATCGCTGCCCGCCTCAGTCATTGAGCAACTGGCGCGCTTTGACGAACGTCTCAGTTGCCATGTGCGCGAAGAAGAGAATGGCGTCTTTACCCTGGCCGAATCGGTTCTTGAGCCTGAAGAAAAGGCGCTGGCCGCGCGCAAATGCGAAGAACTGCTGGCCGAAGACGCCCAAGGCGAGCCGCTAATGCTGGAGCGCCCCCAGCCGGTGATGCAACTGCATCGCGATTCTCTGCTGGAGGCTCAGGAACGCCCGATTGTGTACTCGACGGCTTTTCAGGAAGAACAGGCCAGCGTTCAGCGCTTATGGCTGCAAGCCGGCGCGGCGCTGACGCGGCACTGGTCCGCCCAGTATCAGTATATTCTGCTGGTCAGCGGGGCGGTGACGATGACCACTGACGTCGAAACCCTGCCGTTGACGCCGGGTCAGAGCGCAACCATTTCGCCGCGCTTCGCCTTTTCGATGAAGGCCGAGCAGGACAGTCTTCTCATTGTGACCAAGGTATGGCCCCGGCCGCATTTTCGTCGGGCGCGTCGCTAA